Proteins encoded together in one Miscanthus floridulus cultivar M001 chromosome 16, ASM1932011v1, whole genome shotgun sequence window:
- the LOC136513282 gene encoding putative 12-oxophytodienoate reductase 5 yields the protein MAMETTTTDQLANNNNNNAIPLLTPYKMGEFQLQHRVVLAPLTRQRSYGNVPQPHAAVYYAQRAARGGLLITEATGVSDTAQGYTDTPGVWTPEQVRAWRPIVDAVHAKGAVFFCQLWHVGRVSTTAFQPGGASPVSSTDRGVSPQVSHDGHVEEFSPPRRLEASEIPGIVDDFRRAARNALDAGFDGVEVHATHGYIIEQFLKDSANDRDDEYGGSLPNRCRFALEVVRAVAGEVGAGRVGVRLSPFTDYMDCHDSDPVALAGYLVDRLSDVGVLYCHMIEPRMAIVDGRRQIPHRLRPFRDAFRGTFIAAGGYDRAEGNKVVEEGYTDLVSYGRLFLANPDLPRRFRLPDAPLNKYDRTTFYTSDPVVGYTDYPFLDDDDAAAADADK from the exons atGGCCATGGAGACGACGACCACGGATCAGCtggccaacaacaacaacaacaacgccaTTCCTCTGCTGACCCCCTACAAGATGGGCGAGTTCCAGCTCCAGCACCGGGTGGTGCTGGCGCCGCTGACGCGGCAGCGCTCCTACGGCAACGTGCCGCAGCCGCACGCCGCCGTCTACTACGCGCAGCGCGCCGCCCGTGGCGGGCTCCTCATCACCGAAGCCACGGGCGTCTCCGACACGGCGCAGGGCTACACCGACACCCCGGGGGTATGGACGCCCGAGCAAGTCCGCGCGTGGCGGCCCATCGTGGACGCCGTCCACGCCAAGGGCGCCGTCTTCTTCTGCCAGCTCTGGCACGTCGGCCGCGTCTCCACCACCGCGTTCCAGCCGGGCGGCGCCTCGCCGGTCTCCAGCACCGACCGCGGCGTGTCCCCGCAGGTCAGCCACGACGGGCACGTCGAGGAGTTCTCCCCGCCGCGGCGGCTGGAGGCCAGCGAAATCCCCGGGATCGTCGACGACTTCCGCCGCGCCGCGCGCAACGCGCTCGACGCGGGATTCGACGGCGTCGAGGTCCACGCCACGCACGGGTACATCATCGAGCAGTTCCTCAAGGACAGCGCCAACGACCGGGACGACGAGTACGGGGGGTCGCTCCCCAACCGCTGCCGCTTCGCGCTCGAGGTCGTCCGCGCCGTGGCCGGCGAGGTCGGCGCGGGCCGCGTCGGCGTCCGCCTGTCCCCGTTCACGGACTACATGGACTGCCACGACTCTGATCCGGTGGCCCTGGCGGGGTACCTGGTGGACAGGCTCAGCGACGTCGGCGTGCTCTACTGCCACATGATCGAGCCGCGGATGGCCATCGTCGACGGGCGCCGGCAGATCCCGCACCGCCTCCGGCCGTTCAGGGACGCGTTCCGGGGCACCTTCATTGCCGCCGGCGGTTACGACAGGGCGGAGGGGAACAAGGTGGTGGAGGAAGGGTACACGGACCTCGTCTCCTACGGCAGGCTGTTCCTGGCCAACCCGGACCTGCCCCGGAGGTT CCGCCTCCCCGACGCGCCACTCAACAAGTACGACCGCACCACCTTCTACACCTCCGACCCCGTCGTCGGATACACCGACTACCCATTCCTCGACGACgacgatgccgccgccgccgacgctgaCAAATAA